The DNA sequence TGCATATCATCTATGAGGGGAAAAATATTGCAAAGCTATACGGACGAGAACGTGATACAACGCTGGAGGCGCGCTATTTTGTCCTTAGGATAATTGCCTTAACAAGCCCTGCTAGCACTCTTActatttgcttgtttgtttttagagcgcagctcttaagaggccgttcctgcggcgagcgtcggcgtcggcgtaaccgtaagaacgagcacagcgaaagatgaaagcgaatgcggagAGCAGCGGTGGGATGAAAGACGTAAGAAAGCGGTGAGGAGAGTGCAGCGCAACCAGAAGAAGGGAGGCGGATGAGGATATGGCGAAAAggttgaggaggaaagcggagtggcCGGTAGGACCAGGTATGCGGCCAGAGCCGACCCCAAgtgctggcgtgggcttcgggACCACTGCTCATGCGCTACTTCACTTGCAGCGTGCCGCCGTTAGAAAATGCGCTCCGCGCGAACCACGCGTTACCGTGTTCACTGTTTCTTTATGAACACTGAGCAACGCAACAgctggaaatgcttcgtctgccgctgcagGTAAACAAGCTGCCTGAGAAAAAACCCATCGCTGCCGACGAGAGCTCCTTGtccttcagaatcaaattctgtgccgtaatatatcgcgaattcaaaacacctaaacagctgtcCTCAAAAGTGGCGTTAGGGAGTATCCTTATCTTCAATGCATTATCCTtctttcttacagcgaagctgtttacctctagcccCCGTATGCATCCCGCGCATGCGTTCCCCCTGAGCTGCTTGCGTCCGCATCAGGGACACGGCACATGGACAGGAATGCGCGCGCAGCCGACCATTTGGGTGAGAGGGGGGAAAGAGCGCGGCAACGGGGCCCTGTGCACGTGGCCCGCGCTTCTCTGGTTACAACGCCACGCGCGTCGGAGGTGGCCGCGCTGCTGGAATGGAGAGAGGTAGGGGCGACGAAAACCGTTTAAAACGCGAACTTGTGCCGGCTAAAGAAGCTACAACACTACAGGGATAGAGAAGCGCAATCAATGGTCATGTGATGCATCCACCCTTTCTAAGTTTGTCCGCTATTTATCGATGCCCCGTCTTCGGCTGTAGCGCCTTCAAATGTCCTTGCGTCTATTCAGAATGTGCTGTATGGGATATTTTTAATAATCCACTCGCTGCGAGTCATACGAGCACCACGTTTTGTGCAGCGCGACCGTACTCGATCCTGACTGCGTACGCGTGGGGTCCTTGCGTGCTGCTGTTGTCACTCTCGTCTTGTTCGAGACAGCGCGAGACTACTCGTTTTCCCAAAGCAGTGGCTTTAAGGGTAGTCAACAACATTCGGGTCTACTTTTTGGTGGCTTACGAGTTCGTTTACGCACGTGGGCACTCCTGTCAACTAAAAGCACTGTCACGACACGCGACCCCGCATGCAGCAAAGCGCTTGCGTGCAGTGTATGCGGTGTAATGGATGCATTACGTGCACAACGTGAATTATTCTTGAAGCCGAATCACTTGTGACGTAACGCGTTTGGCGCGTAACCTGAAACAGCGAGTGCGTCTTAAACTGAAATGAAACAGTGGCATCTAGCATTGATATTTAGATCAAAGCGAGCACTGGCGAAAAGTAAAATAACACATCCGTGGGAGATAAAaagactaaagaaaaagaaagtttctgCACCGGTGAAAACAAAAGCAAACTAACAAGCAATACGTGTTTCTAACTGCTTTAGGGTTGCAAGAGAAGACTCTTCTGGGTACTGGAACTGCAGTTATAACGCAGGAGGCTGTGACAGCTACTCTACCACGTACTACGTAGCCTCCGGAGCACTTCAGCATTCTATACAACATTGAAGTAAATCACGGTGTGGCAACTTTTGTTGTCGAAGTGCCTCACAACACTCAGTTACACCTTGCGTAGCTGCCGCGCAACGGCATGATTTGttccccacccgccgtggttgctcagtggctatggtgttgggctgctgagcacgaggtcgcgggatcgaatcccggccacggcggccgcatttcgatgggggcgaaatgcgaaaacacccgtgtgcttagatttaggtgcacgttaaagaaccccaggtggtcaaaacttccggagtcctccactacggcgtgcctcataatcagaaagtggttttggcacgtaaaaccccaaatattattattattatttgttcccCAATGGCTGCACGATGAGCCCTACAATTTAGGCCCCCGAATTACGGCTGGAAAAGCGCTCTGCTGTATAATCTTGCTCCGTTATAGGCTCTCTCTCCGAGAGATCAATCTCAATTGTGTGGTGCCAGCTGCGAAGCGGGAGTGCGAGACATGATGTCGGTAGAGCGCAATCTTCTCGCCGTCCTAATTCCCCTGATGTGTTCTGACTGGCGTTGAAATTGTGTAGGTGTGCCGCACTTTCACGTTAACGTAAGAGAACTGTGTTGCACTTGAGCTCCATGAAAAGCAAAAGTTAGAAACATGCGGGGGCTGGATTAGTGTACCCAATGAGGACGTTCCCAAAGCTCAGAGCGGCACTttcatgaagaaaaaagaaaaagactgcgCTCAGTATGTTGTTTGCTTGAACAAGAAGGTTGCAACAAAACGTTCTTGCTTTCTGTCGAACTGGAAACAAAGGCAAATAGTACTGTGGGAAACTCTACATGCTTAGTTAAATTGTAATTAACGCAGATGCGTGTTAGGTTTGGTGAGTTAGTGGCTTCTTGAAAAAACCGTATGGGAGCTCGCGCAATCACCACCAGATATTTCCATCAATGAGGGAAATATTCCGAGACTTATTGTAAAAAGAACTATTGCTCTTCCGCATAGAGAGATGTCTGCTTTTGCCCCAGCGAAGATTAGGAAAATGCTGCCAGGTGTTGGTGCCGGCCGTGAAAccacaaaaacaattttttttaagtttacTAACACGGCTGCACTAACTTTCAGTTGGGTTCGCACTACTCAACTCCATCCCTCACTATGACAGTGAGCTTCGTGTAAGGTTCGCGGTCAGAGAACACCAAGGGGTAGCATGGATTTCTGCAAATATGGCCATAAAATTTACCACATTCATTTGTTGAGTCGAACAGGCGGCGACAAGTACATGGCACCACAATCTGAACGGTGTCAATGAACTCAAACTTTTcgcatccgccgtggttgctcagtggctgtggtgttaggctgctgagcacgaggtcgcggaatcgaatcccggccccggcggccgcatttcgatgtgggcgaaatgcggaaacacccgtgtgcttagatttaggtgtacgttaaagaaccccaggtggtcgaaatttccggcgttccccactacggcgtgcctcagaatcagaaagtggttttggcacgtgataacccacaatttaattttttttcaaaaattgcgCCAATCATGCCGTTGCTATCATCGCGCCGATCTCTTCCGCGATCGTCTGCGTTAAAGTTTTCGCAAGCAGAGTTTGAGATTTCAGAGGACATGATCACTCTGCGGGCGTGAAAGGCTTTATACGCTTCATCCTGGTGCCGTTTAAGTTTCAGTGATTCTGCGTCAGTTCTTTTTTGCGTGCGAGATAGTTGACCATTCCCTTCTGGTCTGCATGAACTGGGACTTTGCCAACGAGAAAAGCGTCACCCACTTGTAATGCTGAGCGCAGTGTAAAagcacacgcgcgcacgtgcgCAGTTATGTTTCTACAGATTCCCGGCACTATCTCCAATCTTTATCGGCTTGAAAGCACGCGCAGCTTACCGCCAGCTGCTTGGGCATGTCCTATGACAGCGGCGGCGGCCACTCTGTTGGGCGTTCCGTGCATCGCTAACGACAGGATGGCAAGCACGGCCCCGATGCAGAGCACCGCTGACCCAGAGCTGAACATCAGGAATCCGGCACGCCACGTGACGGAAGGGAACCTGGCACCTCCATGTGGTTCCTCGTGACCAGGGGGCGTGTCGTCGAACCTGAAACACAGTGCGTCACCCCTCACCGCTGCTACGCTGATGGCATCGTCAGAGTCTCGGTAGCAGGCCCCGTAGAGACCCAGCATGTACGCGAGGTCATCGGGGTCATAGGTCAGCGGAGGCCTGTACACGTCCGTCCGCTCGCGCACCAGCCACTCGGGTTGAACGAGGCTCACGAGACTCATAAGGGCCACCAGTGTGGAGAGCAGCGCCCACGCCACGGACACTGGCCACGATGTCTTGTGGTGCAAGACGTGCACGCGCCGCGGTGGAAGGAACAGCGCTGCAGTCGTGACGTCTGGAGGACAGAGGAGCGGGTGCGCGGGACAAAATCCGGGCGCAATGTCGCCTAACGTCGGCCCGATGCCTTCAGGCGCGCGACATTTAATTCCTTTGCGGATGATCATTGATACCAGTTCGCTTGACCTACCTTGCCGAATATTGCCGGACGGATTTCACTGTTTCTCGTGTTCTTTGAACGGTCGTTTCGCTGGAAGCGAATCAAGCTTCTCATCAGTACGTATGTCAAAATTTGATACCGACTTGTGCTCACTGAAGTTCGTGAGGAATACGCCCTTTTCTCGTTGGATTAACAACGGCTCTCATTATATTGGCACACTTTCTTTATACGAGTGTTCCTATCTTTGTTTTGTCGCAAAGAAGCAAGGTTGCTTACCGAAGTAAATCTATAGTACACAGGGGAGCACACGGGCTACTCAAATCAGTACTCCAGCCCAATACGGAGATTCCAAAACGTCTAAACCCAAACACTTATAAACTTCTATTGAACTGTTGCTGATATTCTTCCCGTTACTTTCATATCACCAGTGCATTTCCCCTAGCAAGTAGCAGCCTAACAAAACACGCAATCATTTGTACTTCTGGCTTGTAAATGTGTAACCATTCGGGGGAACCTATCTTCTGGTGCTCACGCGACAAAGTTTGAATAAAGATGCCGCGTAATCATGTTTCAAGATGTAATTACAGGGCGTACGCGCTCCTTTGCGGAAGGTTCTTAGCGAAATGCAAACCAACCAGCAGTCTGGCAATCGACCAACGGCAACCACAGTATGCACGTCCGCCTGCCTTATTAGCGCACAGAGGTCCGGTCGAAATTCGATGTCGCTGCTACCGAATGCTGCACGGCTGACGGTAAGCGCACCGTCCTCCAAGGTGTTCCTCTTCCACGTCCGGGTGATCGCGAAGCCACGAGAATCCCGGAGCCTCCGCAGCTCTCATCGGTGCGAGCACTCAACCGAGAAAACAACTCGAGACGGCGTCGAAACTGTCGGTCGAACCGCGTAGCACTGCGCACTCCTCTTGCGTGCAAGAAGCTGCGGCGCACGCCGAGAGCGCTGCAACGGCGCAGGACGCCGCTGGCGCGCCACCGCTTCCTCGATCCTCAGCGATACTGCCGGGTTCCTTGAGCGACAGCATCGGAATGAGAGAGCGGTCTCCGCGGCTCGCGGATGCCCCCTTCCAGACGGGGGAGCCTCCCTCTGCCTCCGCGGATCCCTCCTTTCCTCGAATGCTCCCGGAGGACCAGCGTTGCCAGGCCAACAAGTGGCGCTGTCCCTGCGCAACGGAACGCGCGCTGCCGCTACGCTGCCACAGCCGCCTTTGCTCGAAGAAcgagcgcatgcgctctggcCTCCCCTCTGAGCCCGAGCACATCCTCCCTCCTCGGAGCCCAGCTCCCGAAGAGAGAGTCCGTTCTCTCCCTTTTCCTACTCCCATTTCAGTTCCTTCTGTTGTGGAATTTATCTGCTTTCCGGGTAGGCTCTCGTTTATTTACATCTTTTTTTTGTCGTGTTCTCGCGGATGTATCTGTCCTCGTTCAGTTATTCCTTTTGTTTTTTGGTTTCGTAACATCCCAGATTTCAGACAGGGGagccgtcgtcgtcctcgtccgaGGTTTCTTGTATGTCCCTGAGCGCCCACCGACTGTGGGGGCAAACCGGCTGTTCGGGATTTACTGGTTTCATTCTAATATGTTCTGTTATTTTTCACATACGTGCGCCGTAAGACTGCTGTCAAAGGGATTTGATGTGCTTCTCTGGATGGGGTTGGCGTGTTGCATTGAGGTTGCCCTAAAGGCAGCATTTATTtctcattgtttatttttttataaaatacAACGACATTCAGTCTCATAATTCAGAGGACAAAGCTCAGTGCATAACAGATTGCATCTGTAACCTACACGATGTAGGTCCTTATTAATTTTTCTGTCCTTTTGCGCAACATTGCCTTACTTTCGATCTCTTGTCTTAcaaagctatttatttatttatttatttttcaatcTAGACTTCCATTGCTCAAGCATATGAAAATGCAGACTCGCATTAGCCAAATGGCATAGTGAGGTTACCTAATTTTCATGCAGTTAATATAGCTTAAGAAGCCCAAGCAAATTGGTGTCCGTGCATTTCTCTGCTGAAttgaattctgcggttttacgtgcgaaaaccaccaGTGTTTTATGAGGTAGTGGgcgactccagaataatttggaccccCAGGGGACCCCCAGCGGAAGCAAACCAATATAATTTTCCCGCTTGCTGGAGCTTTGTTTGCGCACTAAAATATACTGAGACGTAAGGTAACTACGATGGAAACTCCGCTCTAGAGCAATGAAGCCTTGCGAGAGCTGGGATGTTCAGGAAAACCACGTGTACATTACGAACGCATTCTGCGATTCGTCAGAAGCACTTAGTGTTTCTTTCGCGAGTAAAGGCGACCGGAGCTACACCACTCTGATGTTTTCTTGCCTGCCAGTTCGCGAACTAGATTGTCCTACCAACATGTATAGTGCAATCTACATTGTACTGCCGTCTCATGTCACCCGAAGAGACAACGGTATGTGGCCACGCCGCCGCATTCAATAATTTCTACGGCATTTGCCTAGCCGCCACTTTTTGAGTGCTATTCTGTGCTGTGCCTTTCGATCACAAGCGTGTTCTCTGGGATTCCGTCTGAGAAGGTTCTCAGCCCCGCTTTTGGGAAAGAATGCAAGGTATCAGAAACAAGACTACAGACATTGGCAAACTGTTACGTCATGTAACTTGCACAAGTTGTATAACTTCTAACACATTGGGACGCTGGGTTTGTTGTGGCGACGTCTCTTTATTTAGCGTGCACGTAAAACCATGAAAATTTTTATCTAACTTCGTAGGTTTCATAACTGCTGAGGAGGACGATGAGCAGGACTAAGGACGAGGAGGCAAAAAGAGAGAAggcggggatgttaaccagaaatgcatctCGTTgcctaccctactctgggggacgggaaagagggaatagaaaggtgagagagagagagagagaagggaggaaagcggcggtgagctcgcgcacgcacgcggagggcctgagccagtcaaagacgttcacataggccagtcgccctcaagaagaCAAACGTGCCTTCATAGCTTTgagggccgacgagcgatggggaccgTTTTCAAGTAGCGCCTGCACAGACAACGGTCGATCGTCCAGTCGTTGCAATGCGATAAATAATGTTTGTCTGCCCGACTGAAATCAATGACATTGGcccaataaatgttcgatgtccTCTTCCACGCCACAGGCGTCGCATGCAGCAATGTCGCTCATTCTAATCAAAGTAGTGTATGCCTTCGTGAAaaccactcccaaccacagccggtatagaagcgatgcctcaagTCGGTGAAGCcagggtggaggtcggagttgcagcaaagggttcagttcgtacaacctgatgcgccttatatttggggtgttccagTCTGTTAAAGAGAGCTTACGTGCCAGGTGAAGAAggtgccttgcagcgtctgtcctggacagaggaatgggaacgctttgttgttcttgatgtgactctcgaGCAGCTTTGTTAGCTTGATCATTTCCCCTGATTTCGCAATGGCCAAGTAGCTACAGtaaaataatttcgtggcctgTTTGACGTCTtgatgaagtttgacgatttcgtTTGTTAGCTTCTCGTGAGCTCCACGTTTGAGaattgactgcatgctgtgtaaagccggtctcgagtcggaaaacaCGGCCCGTATACCAGAACTCTCTGTTTCACAAAATTGAAGCTCACTGCGCCAagccgtgagttctgcagccaTGGAAGTCGTAACATGTGACGTATTGAGTCACAGTGTTACtcctcttgtcggtataaacaAAGCGCCCCCCGAACTGGTCGATATGGTCGATCCGTCAGCATAAATGTTAACGTGGCTACTATTTCGCGTACAAAAGGAGCATGTTCAATTGTTTTAGTGCAAGCGGTGGTAGAtatgactttttctgaagtcctggaattctgaggtgtacttcaggacggcacaaacaccatggaggTGACACcgaccttgccgcaggtgtgtaccccgatgtaagcgaggcacgaTATGCACTGACAGCTGTGCTAAATAACGTGCGGGTTCTTTCCAAGGTGAGTTCGGCGAGGTGGTGGCAACGGGTCCGGGCAGTGTGCCTGACATGTGGACGCATTGACTCGACGGTGATGTGCGTCGTGACTGAATAATCTTGAGAAATGGCAATAGTTTCAGCATTGACGCACTTCGTGGTAATCGAAGGCATATCTACAGAGCTTGGGCTTAAATGCTCTGAACTGTACGCAAATCGGTTTTGCAGGTGTTGTAAATTATAGGTAGGCTGTGCCGGAGGAACCCAACAAACAACACCTGTACAACTGTAACATATGGATTGTGTGCACGCCCCCCTGTTCTTTCCTGCAAGCAACCTGAACAGATGACTTATCGTAATCAGTCGCTTTTTCACGTGGTTCACGTGAGGAGTCAAGGACAAGTCTCTGTCAATAACAACAcccaagaagaagaacaaaactttattggtagaaaggacttcgttgcccctaaaacgcGGTAacgcccctattccaaggcaccacTGGCCGTTGTCATCCTTTCTGGCCTCCGGACCAGCCTGAGCTGATCGCCGAGGGCGGAGCTAGATAGCAATGCCTCTAACCTCGCTCTCGTATTATTATCTTCTAGTTCTTCTGTGGTAGCTGTGCACCCCCATGTGATGCGGTAGAGTGTTGGTGTGCTCTCACACCccgggcatatgtccttgtatgctgttgggtagtatatgtgcaatttatgtaggtttatATGCGTGTTcgtttggagcctgcgtaacgtcgctgagtccacggctgaaaggttcctatgcggtgctgggtagagccttctgaatttgctgtagtgttgcaagatggctttataacttggatcgatgggtgtcgggtcTTCCACAATattgccatgggcagctcggcaattagtgaaacctcgagccgcctcatctgcatggaggttcccagtaacaccctcgtgtcccggggcccatgttatcgtttgggtatacctgaCGTCAAGGTCTCTGCTGATCtcggtaagtatccggcgtgccctcgcgccgatttgtcccctctgatagttcctacatgcggcctgagaatctgtgattattgttagtggagcattgcgctctatgccttctcttatagctaaggcgatggATATCTCTTCGGCTTGTAAAATGGTTGCTCCGGAAACCGAAGCACAGGCTGTGATTTTACCTTTACGGTGTACACCAACTGCCACCATATTCTTTGCGTTGGCccgatatggtgaagcatccgtgaatcgtgcGGTGTCCAAGTAATGTgttgttttgtctatgtattctgctctagcttttctccttccAGAGTGTAATGTGggatccatgttttgtggtattggtgataccccataCAGAGCTCTAATCTTGCGGGGTAGACCTTTGGTGTTTTGGTATATATGTATACGTTCTCCAAGGCCGACTCTTTGAAGAAGACCTCTGCCGGCTATCGTTTGCGCCAGTCGAGTCCTCTGGGCAATGAGTTGGGCCTCAACCAGCTCAtgaaatgtattgtggaggccgagggctagaagcttctcctttgaagtgttgcgtggcaacctcagggctgtcttgtatgccatccttattattttatcagccttttcttcttcctccctgttcatggtatggtaaggtaTGGAGTACATTAGTCTGCAAATGACCAGACTTTTCACCAAtctgagggtgtcttgttcccccattcctgtccgattataagccacacgggctatcatccggttaatctgttgcgttgtttttctgatcgtgtttaAAGTGTGTAATGAT is a window from the Dermacentor variabilis isolate Ectoservices chromosome 3, ASM5094787v1, whole genome shotgun sequence genome containing:
- the LOC142576512 gene encoding uncharacterized protein LOC142576512, with amino-acid sequence MIIRKGIKCRAPEGIGPTLGDIAPGFCPAHPLLCPPDVTTAALFLPPRRVHVLHHKTSWPVSVAWALLSTLVALMSLVSLVQPEWLVRERTDVYRPPLTYDPDDLAYMLGLYGACYRDSDDAISVAAVRGDALCFRFDDTPPGHEEPHGGARFPSVTWRAGFLMFSSGSAVLCIGAVLAILSLAMHGTPNRVAAAAVIGHAQAAGVVLQATALLLFPWFLATPFAQAHCGDGSGAFSLGHCRLGWASVLAGVSTLLGLYGPVLVRFVSYPVYTPCSWNVL